The window TTTCTTTTTTAAACTAAACAAATGACTGGAGACGATTATCAAGCTGGACAAGTATTATTAATAGACAAACCTTTAACCTGGACGTCGTTTCAGGCGGTAAATAAATTACGTTGGGAAATTCGTCAGGCTTTCAATATTAAAAAAATAAAAGTTGGTCATGCCGGTACTTTAGATCCTTTAGCAACAGGATTATTAGTGATTTGCACAGGTAAAATGACCAAACAAATCGACTCCTTTCAAGGTCAGATTAAAGAATATACGGGAACTATTGTATTAGGTAGCACAACACCGTCTTACGATTTAGAAACTGAAATTAACGAGACTTTTGAAACGACTCATATTACAGCGCAACTAATACACGATACGACCCAACGGTTTATTGGAGAGATCGATCAATTTCCACCAATATTTTCCGCCCTTAAAAAAGAAGGCAAACGGCTATATGAATACG is drawn from Psychroserpens sp. NJDZ02 and contains these coding sequences:
- the truB gene encoding tRNA pseudouridine(55) synthase TruB, which gives rise to MTGDDYQAGQVLLIDKPLTWTSFQAVNKLRWEIRQAFNIKKIKVGHAGTLDPLATGLLVICTGKMTKQIDSFQGQIKEYTGTIVLGSTTPSYDLETEINETFETTHITAQLIHDTTQRFIGEIDQFPPIFSALKKEGKRLYEYARAGETVDIKSRKITIEQFEITKIDGLNIDFRAVCSKGTYIRSLANDFGKALNSGGHLSALRRTKIGDFDVKDGLSIEDFIQKLPKKD